The following proteins are co-located in the Halopelagius inordinatus genome:
- a CDS encoding coiled-coil domain-containing protein: MSHESDLGGPVYVSDGDVSVEKSFVADDFPVPAIKFRITSDSDETVHVRIVDSIPKEFPMEGVGFHPDYESDNWTAYKDQRVEYERTLDPGEAVTTVYGIRLSTVSEAEDFLVEPVLERPPVPEESDDGDHADDGVEDILGEDRSQLVRDALQGNGSLADEESLPEDDVEGDESPLADADGDAAAGDATGDDAAPGSAIEEAEDTVEDALESIPNPGDETTGPRELDDDSIPVVVDSPVEADDARADDEASADEKPPADGQTASDHDAAAVGSEGEAATDDADADDSDRAEAEYVDVEDAVSDEDAAEADAEESGTSRAAPAGDGSLASALAAEIRDGRVSDDDLELIRSELDSGLPRSADVRIRRLQGQMNDLEAYSDALAEFIDEEGTGADVVASLREEMQTVSEELDALEASVSDAEDERSAVRSDVSRLRGDLGAIDERVENAAQELSDVSETADSNASAVADLRSDHDDVSARVDGVESDVSDVSTRVADAAAEASAANETAAELDDELGDVREDIAELDGDIVDAREELSEDIEAIRSDVEELSTAIDRIEELESTVEGLESFRHRLNDVFGAGAAAGDGDEE; encoded by the coding sequence ATGAGCCACGAGTCTGACCTAGGGGGGCCGGTGTACGTCTCGGACGGAGACGTATCAGTCGAGAAATCGTTCGTCGCCGACGACTTCCCGGTTCCGGCGATAAAGTTCCGCATCACTTCCGACAGCGACGAGACGGTCCACGTCCGAATCGTCGACAGTATCCCCAAAGAGTTCCCGATGGAGGGAGTGGGGTTCCACCCCGACTACGAGAGCGACAACTGGACGGCGTACAAGGACCAACGCGTCGAGTACGAACGGACGCTCGACCCCGGGGAGGCGGTCACGACGGTGTACGGCATCCGCCTGAGCACCGTGAGCGAGGCCGAGGACTTCCTCGTCGAACCGGTGTTAGAACGACCGCCCGTCCCCGAGGAGAGCGACGACGGCGACCACGCGGACGACGGCGTCGAGGACATCCTCGGCGAGGACCGGAGCCAACTCGTCCGCGACGCGTTGCAGGGCAACGGGTCTCTCGCGGACGAGGAGTCGCTTCCGGAAGACGACGTCGAGGGCGACGAATCGCCTCTCGCCGACGCGGACGGCGACGCCGCCGCAGGCGACGCCACGGGCGACGACGCCGCACCCGGCTCCGCCATCGAGGAGGCCGAAGACACCGTCGAAGACGCCTTAGAGTCGATTCCGAATCCCGGCGACGAGACGACGGGGCCGCGCGAACTCGACGACGACTCGATTCCGGTCGTCGTCGATTCGCCCGTCGAGGCAGACGACGCGAGGGCCGACGATGAGGCGTCCGCCGACGAGAAACCACCGGCTGACGGGCAGACGGCGTCAGACCACGACGCCGCCGCGGTCGGTTCTGAGGGGGAGGCGGCGACCGACGACGCCGACGCGGACGACTCGGACCGAGCGGAGGCGGAGTACGTCGACGTCGAAGACGCGGTATCGGACGAGGACGCGGCCGAGGCGGACGCGGAGGAGAGCGGTACTTCGCGCGCCGCGCCCGCCGGAGACGGGTCGCTCGCGTCGGCCCTCGCGGCGGAGATTCGCGACGGGCGCGTCTCCGACGACGACTTGGAACTGATCCGGTCGGAACTCGACTCGGGCCTTCCCCGGAGCGCCGACGTTCGCATCCGCCGCCTCCAGGGGCAGATGAACGATTTAGAGGCGTACAGCGACGCACTCGCGGAGTTCATCGACGAGGAGGGCACCGGCGCGGACGTGGTAGCGTCGCTCCGCGAGGAGATGCAGACCGTCTCCGAGGAACTCGACGCCCTCGAAGCGAGCGTCTCCGACGCCGAGGACGAACGCTCCGCCGTCCGGTCCGACGTCTCTCGCCTCCGCGGTGACCTCGGCGCAATCGACGAACGCGTCGAAAACGCGGCGCAGGAACTCTCGGACGTGAGCGAGACGGCCGACTCGAACGCGTCGGCGGTCGCCGACCTGCGCTCGGACCACGACGACGTCTCCGCCCGCGTCGACGGCGTCGAATCCGACGTGTCGGACGTCTCTACTCGCGTCGCGGACGCCGCAGCGGAGGCGTCGGCGGCGAACGAAACCGCCGCCGAACTCGACGACGAACTCGGCGACGTCCGCGAGGACATCGCCGAACTCGACGGCGACATCGTCGACGCGCGGGAGGAACTCTCGGAAGATATCGAAGCGATTCGCTCCGACGTGGAGGAGTTGTCGACGGCCATCGACCGCATCGAGGAACTCGAATCGACGGTCGAGGGCCTCGAATCGTTCCGCCACCGCCTGAACGACGTGTTCGGGGCGGGCGCGGCGGCGGGCGACGGCGACGAGGAGTAG
- a CDS encoding MBL fold metallo-hydrolase, producing MSLSDWSDWLPRAVEAADPETVAVWYLGCNGFFLKGSDGTTLAIDPYVGLGDPPRTVRMIPVPFDPEDVAELDGLLATHEHTDHVHGPSQAPLLETTGTTFYAPDDSVDVALDEEAWTENYDVDESQFEVVAEGDTLDIGEFTVHVEVAHDPDATHPVSYVVEHESGTFFHGGDTKPTEEFAELGEEYDIDLGVLAFGAVGNIPDKRTGDPVRTKWYSTENQVVKAASDLQFDRFLPSHWDMWKGLTADPTALHHHARSFDYPRRLELAEIGDRVDL from the coding sequence ATGTCCCTCAGTGACTGGAGCGATTGGCTTCCGCGCGCCGTCGAGGCGGCCGACCCGGAGACGGTGGCCGTCTGGTATCTCGGCTGTAACGGTTTCTTCCTGAAGGGAAGCGACGGCACGACGCTCGCAATCGACCCCTACGTCGGCCTCGGCGACCCGCCGCGGACCGTCCGCATGATTCCGGTTCCGTTCGACCCCGAAGACGTGGCGGAACTGGACGGACTCCTCGCGACGCACGAACACACGGACCACGTCCACGGCCCGAGTCAGGCCCCCCTCTTGGAGACCACCGGCACGACGTTCTACGCGCCGGACGACTCCGTCGACGTCGCCCTCGACGAGGAGGCGTGGACGGAGAACTACGACGTCGACGAATCGCAGTTCGAAGTCGTCGCGGAGGGCGACACACTCGACATCGGCGAGTTCACCGTTCACGTCGAAGTCGCACACGACCCGGACGCCACGCATCCGGTCTCGTACGTCGTCGAACACGAGTCGGGCACGTTCTTCCACGGCGGCGATACGAAACCGACCGAGGAGTTCGCCGAACTCGGCGAGGAGTACGACATCGACCTGGGCGTCCTCGCGTTCGGCGCGGTGGGCAACATCCCCGACAAGCGGACGGGCGACCCGGTGCGGACGAAGTGGTACTCGACGGAGAATCAGGTCGTGAAAGCGGCGTCCGACCTCCAGTTCGACCGTTTTCTCCCCAGTCACTGGGATATGTGGAAGGGACTGACCGCCGACCCGACTGCGCTCCACCACCACGCGCGAAGTTTCGACTACCCCCGACGGTTGGAACTGGCCGAAATCGGCGACCGCGTGGATCTCTAG
- a CDS encoding TIGR00725 family protein encodes MRVSVIGGGTVTQQRLDAAYSTGRLLAERGHTVVCGGLGGIMEAACRGASDAGGETIGILPTDRREDANDYVDTAIATGLGHARNALVAMNGDAVVAIGGSGGTLSEIGFSFVYDRPLAGLDTHDVPGVERVETPEQAVEYVEDAPSCGPNGR; translated from the coding sequence ATGCGCGTGAGTGTCATCGGCGGCGGAACCGTCACCCAACAGCGTTTGGACGCCGCGTACTCGACGGGGCGACTGCTCGCGGAGAGGGGCCACACCGTCGTCTGCGGCGGCCTCGGCGGCATCATGGAGGCTGCGTGTCGCGGCGCGTCGGACGCCGGCGGCGAAACTATCGGCATCCTTCCGACTGACCGCCGCGAAGACGCCAACGACTACGTGGACACCGCAATCGCGACGGGACTCGGTCACGCCCGGAACGCGCTGGTGGCGATGAACGGCGACGCCGTCGTCGCAATCGGCGGAAGCGGCGGGACGCTCTCGGAAATCGGGTTCTCGTTCGTCTACGACAGACCGCTCGCCGGACTCGACACCCACGACGTGCCGGGCGTCGAACGGGTCGAAACGCCCGAGCAAGCCGTCGAGTACGTCGAAGACGCGCCGTCGTGCGGTCCGAACGGCCGGTGA
- the dph2 gene encoding diphthamide biosynthesis enzyme Dph2, which produces MSQDASSDGDLRNTGMSLRHDREWDYELDRIIDEIEERDASRVGLQFPEGLKRRGPAVADDLRALCDDDVTFMLSGQPCYGACDLDTYLMRRTDVFVHFGHSPMKESEKIIYVPLFSNVDPFPILEDSLDELDGEEVGLVTTAQHMNRFEEMCDWLEERDYDVHTRRGDDRLSHEGQVLGCNYASADIDADQILYVGGGKFHPLGLAMEHPDKKVVIADPVNNVVTIADTEKFMKQRYGAVHRAMDAEKWGVIFCTKIGQGRMEIAEKIIEDNPNAYLITMDEVTPDRLRNFDMDAFVNTGCPRITTDDGPRFHKPMLTPQEYRIAVGDEPLDALEFDTFHGTW; this is translated from the coding sequence ATGAGTCAGGACGCTTCTTCCGACGGTGACCTCCGGAACACCGGGATGTCGCTTCGGCACGACAGAGAGTGGGATTACGAACTCGACAGGATCATCGACGAAATCGAGGAACGGGACGCCTCGCGCGTCGGACTGCAGTTCCCCGAGGGACTGAAGCGACGCGGCCCGGCCGTCGCCGACGACCTGCGGGCACTCTGCGACGACGACGTGACGTTCATGCTGTCGGGGCAACCCTGTTACGGCGCCTGTGACCTCGACACCTACCTGATGCGCCGGACGGACGTGTTCGTCCACTTCGGGCACTCGCCGATGAAAGAATCCGAGAAGATAATCTACGTTCCCCTCTTCTCGAACGTGGACCCGTTCCCCATCCTCGAAGACTCGCTCGACGAACTGGACGGCGAGGAGGTCGGACTCGTGACGACGGCCCAGCACATGAACCGCTTCGAGGAGATGTGCGATTGGCTGGAAGAACGCGACTACGACGTCCACACCCGCCGGGGCGACGACCGCCTCTCCCACGAGGGCCAGGTCCTCGGCTGTAACTACGCCTCCGCGGACATAGACGCAGACCAGATACTGTACGTCGGCGGCGGGAAGTTCCACCCCCTCGGCCTCGCGATGGAACACCCCGACAAGAAGGTGGTCATCGCGGACCCCGTCAACAACGTCGTCACCATCGCCGACACGGAGAAGTTCATGAAACAGCGCTACGGCGCGGTCCACCGCGCGATGGACGCCGAGAAGTGGGGCGTCATCTTCTGTACGAAGATCGGGCAGGGTCGCATGGAGATAGCCGAGAAGATAATCGAGGACAACCCGAACGCCTACCTCATCACCATGGACGAGGTGACGCCGGACCGACTCCGGAACTTCGACATGGACGCGTTCGTCAACACCGGCTGTCCCCGAATCACCACCGACGACGGCCCGCGGTTCCACAAGCCGATGCTGACGCCGCAGGAGTACCGCATCGCCGTCGGCGACGAACCCCTCGACGCCTTGGAGTTCGACACGTTCCACGGCACGTGGTGA
- a CDS encoding YlbF family regulator, whose translation MSMQTDRLEEMGRELGEAVTETPEYAAFEEAKQAVENDDEVQAQISEFESLREEFMFARQTGNATQEGLEKVQSAQEELHSMPAMAEYLEAQETLQARLEAINEAISEPLAVDFGGEAGGCCHD comes from the coding sequence ATGAGCATGCAGACCGACCGCCTCGAGGAGATGGGCCGAGAACTCGGCGAGGCAGTCACCGAGACGCCCGAGTACGCCGCGTTCGAGGAGGCAAAGCAAGCGGTCGAGAACGACGACGAGGTCCAAGCGCAGATTTCGGAGTTCGAATCGCTCCGCGAGGAGTTCATGTTCGCGCGCCAGACGGGCAACGCGACCCAAGAGGGCCTCGAGAAGGTCCAGTCCGCCCAAGAGGAACTCCACTCGATGCCCGCCATGGCGGAGTATCTCGAGGCCCAAGAGACGCTTCAGGCGCGACTCGAAGCGATAAACGAGGCCATCTCCGAACCCCTCGCCGTCGACTTCGGCGGCGAAGCGGGCGGATGCTGCCACGACTGA
- a CDS encoding MinD/ParA family ATP-binding protein, giving the protein MLAIAGGKGGCGKTTTTLGLAAAIDGETVVADADRDMPNLHALAGVPRDADADAENRTPPYRHPAYDRVSVWPAPTNGASRPDGGRDDATARLERVRTEADAGDAVLVDCPAGAGPDAAAPLRICDGVLLVSSLCAPSLRDTAKTASMARTLGTPVVGAVVTRARVTPPGVSELLGCPVVESVPEATPPVLEDEAVERAYENVTEEIHAAEGII; this is encoded by the coding sequence ATGCTCGCGATAGCCGGCGGGAAAGGCGGATGCGGGAAGACGACGACGACGCTCGGACTGGCGGCGGCGATAGACGGGGAGACGGTCGTCGCCGACGCCGACCGAGATATGCCGAACCTCCACGCCCTCGCGGGCGTTCCGCGCGACGCCGACGCGGACGCCGAGAATCGAACGCCGCCGTACCGTCACCCCGCCTACGACCGCGTCTCCGTCTGGCCCGCGCCGACGAACGGAGCGTCGCGGCCCGACGGCGGACGCGACGACGCGACGGCGCGACTGGAACGGGTGCGAACCGAGGCGGACGCGGGCGACGCCGTCCTCGTGGACTGTCCGGCGGGGGCGGGACCGGACGCCGCCGCCCCGCTTCGAATCTGCGACGGCGTCCTCCTCGTCTCGTCGCTCTGCGCGCCGTCGCTTCGCGACACGGCCAAGACGGCGTCGATGGCGCGAACGCTCGGGACGCCCGTGGTGGGCGCAGTCGTCACTCGGGCGCGCGTGACGCCGCCGGGCGTCTCGGAGTTGCTCGGGTGTCCCGTCGTCGAAAGCGTCCCCGAGGCGACTCCCCCCGTCCTCGAAGACGAAGCGGTCGAACGGGCGTACGAGAACGTGACAGAGGAGATACACGCCGCCGAAGGGATAATATAA
- a CDS encoding RAD55 family ATPase, translating into MSERLTTGIDVLDRQLDGGIPAGSIVFLGAEPASQSELFLYELTAVRGTLYLTTVRSDAAVLDAVNRTPGTVGSPTVRDIGASAPLDSANKLVTELPEGANLIVDVVDVLEEAGTARYREFLNELQTHMVNTGGLAILHGLKTDDAPRNRRYTEHMSDVVFDLQTEVEGAEIENRLAVPKFRGGKAPEETIKLRLSEQVTVDTSRDIA; encoded by the coding sequence GTGTCAGAACGGCTCACAACTGGTATCGACGTCCTTGACCGACAACTCGACGGCGGGATTCCGGCGGGGAGCATCGTCTTTCTCGGCGCGGAGCCCGCGAGCCAGTCTGAGCTGTTCCTCTACGAACTCACCGCCGTCCGCGGGACGCTGTATCTCACGACCGTCCGGTCCGACGCCGCGGTGCTCGACGCGGTGAACCGGACGCCCGGAACCGTCGGCAGTCCGACGGTTCGCGATATCGGTGCGAGCGCACCGCTTGACTCCGCGAACAAACTCGTCACGGAACTGCCGGAGGGGGCGAACCTCATCGTCGACGTGGTGGACGTGTTAGAGGAGGCCGGTACCGCTCGGTATCGAGAGTTCCTCAACGAACTGCAGACGCACATGGTCAACACCGGCGGACTCGCGATACTTCACGGGCTGAAGACGGACGACGCGCCGCGGAACCGCCGGTACACAGAACACATGTCGGACGTGGTGTTCGACCTGCAGACGGAGGTAGAGGGCGCAGAGATAGAGAACCGACTCGCCGTCCCGAAGTTCCGCGGCGGCAAGGCGCCCGAAGAGACCATCAAACTCCGCTTGAGCGAACAGGTCACCGTCGACACCAGCCGCGACATCGCGTGA
- a CDS encoding FKBP-type peptidyl-prolyl cis-trans isomerase: protein MSDEQQAEAADADATDVEEEVAEDEEVAEDGIQDGDFVRLAYTVRTVEDDTVVDTTDEEVAEEAEIDTDEYDFEPRVIVVGAGHVFEAVDDALIGGDVGDTDVVEIPAAQAFGEFDDDEVRTVSANKIDEDDRYPGAQVQVDGEQGRVETIIGGRARVNFNHPLAGEDLEYDYEVLEIVEDRDEQAESLLSMYLQEAPEVWIQTDEVEEETVVEPDEDDDEDAEPETETETVEKETLYIEATPQMTMNQQWMFSKQQIAQDVMDRLELDRVIVQETIDGMGGMMGGMGGMMGGMGGGADAGDIEEAIEDVDVDADELVEELEGEELEE from the coding sequence ATGAGTGACGAACAGCAGGCGGAGGCGGCCGACGCCGACGCGACAGACGTCGAAGAAGAGGTCGCCGAAGACGAGGAAGTCGCCGAGGACGGAATCCAAGACGGCGACTTCGTGCGCCTCGCGTACACCGTACGTACGGTCGAAGACGACACCGTCGTCGACACGACCGACGAAGAGGTCGCCGAAGAAGCCGAAATCGACACCGACGAGTACGACTTCGAACCGCGCGTCATCGTGGTCGGCGCGGGACACGTTTTCGAAGCCGTCGACGACGCCCTCATCGGCGGCGACGTCGGCGACACCGACGTCGTCGAGATTCCCGCCGCGCAGGCGTTCGGCGAGTTCGACGACGACGAAGTCCGCACGGTCAGCGCGAACAAGATCGACGAGGACGACCGCTACCCCGGCGCGCAGGTCCAAGTCGACGGCGAACAGGGCCGCGTCGAGACCATCATCGGCGGCCGCGCACGCGTCAACTTCAACCACCCCCTCGCGGGCGAGGACCTCGAGTACGACTACGAAGTTCTCGAAATCGTCGAGGACCGCGATGAGCAAGCCGAGAGCCTCCTCAGCATGTACCTCCAGGAGGCCCCCGAGGTCTGGATCCAGACCGACGAGGTCGAAGAGGAGACGGTCGTCGAACCCGACGAGGACGACGATGAGGACGCCGAACCCGAGACGGAGACCGAGACCGTCGAAAAGGAGACGCTGTACATCGAGGCCACGCCGCAGATGACGATGAACCAGCAGTGGATGTTCTCGAAGCAGCAGATAGCCCAAGACGTGATGGACCGTCTCGAACTCGACCGCGTCATCGTCCAAGAGACCATCGACGGGATGGGCGGCATGATGGGCGGTATGGGCGGTATGATGGGCGGCATGGGCGGCGGCGCGGACGCAGGCGACATCGAGGAAGCCATCGAGGACGTCGACGTGGACGCGGACGAACTCGTCGAGGAACTCGAAGGCGAAGAACTCGAAGAGTAA
- the cyaB gene encoding class IV adenylate cyclase, whose amino-acid sequence MYEVEVKIRADHDAVRATLEDRGAERVGRVRQVDTYYDAPHRDFAATDEALRVRRETRLADADGDESAESGGETTARVTYKGPLVDDESKTRTEHETEVADGETMDAVLDGLGFEPAAVVEKGRTFYRLNGYTVTLDAVEGVGTFVEVEREAKAEADVESVRDGAYAVVRQLGLDPDDQIRTSYLGMLLGAEE is encoded by the coding sequence ATGTACGAAGTCGAGGTCAAGATTCGGGCCGACCACGACGCGGTTCGGGCGACGCTCGAAGACCGAGGTGCCGAACGCGTCGGGCGCGTGCGACAGGTAGACACCTACTACGACGCCCCGCACCGCGACTTCGCGGCCACGGACGAGGCTCTCCGCGTCCGCCGCGAGACGCGACTCGCCGACGCCGACGGCGACGAGTCCGCAGAGTCGGGAGGCGAGACGACGGCGCGCGTGACGTACAAGGGACCACTCGTCGACGACGAGTCGAAGACGCGGACCGAACACGAGACGGAGGTGGCCGACGGCGAGACGATGGACGCCGTGTTGGACGGACTCGGCTTCGAACCGGCGGCGGTGGTGGAGAAAGGCCGGACGTTCTACCGACTGAACGGCTACACGGTCACTCTCGACGCCGTCGAGGGAGTGGGAACGTTCGTGGAAGTCGAACGCGAGGCCAAAGCGGAGGCGGACGTGGAGTCGGTTCGCGACGGTGCGTACGCCGTCGTCCGCCAGTTGGGCCTCGACCCGGACGACCAGATTCGGACGTCGTATCTCGGGATGCTCCTCGGCGCAGAGGAGTAG
- a CDS encoding methionine adenosyltransferase encodes MTERNISIEAADRTAVEDQQVEIVERKGIGHPDSISDGIAESVSRALSNLYLDRVGKVLHYNTDETQLVAGEAAPAFGGGEVVEPIYILLVGRATKKYDGKRLPVDSVALEAARDYLNEHVPELEFGTDVVVDVKLGEGSGDLQDVFGEENVQVPMANDTSFGVGHAPLTETEEIVLNVERELNSTYVETNPHLGPDVKVMGKREGDSIDITVAAAMVDSYIADIEEYEDAVDAVEEFAGEVARQYTDRNVDVAVNTADDYDEGSIYLTVTGTSAEQGDDGSVGRGNRANGLITPNRPMSMEATSGKNPVNHIGKIYNLLSTDIAETVVDEVEGIRDLQIRLLSQIGRPIDEPHVADAKIVTDDGVVLSDIEADVEAIVDDRLANVTDITRQAINGDLTTF; translated from the coding sequence ATGACCGAACGGAACATAAGTATCGAGGCGGCCGACAGAACCGCCGTCGAGGATCAGCAGGTCGAAATCGTCGAGCGAAAAGGTATCGGTCACCCCGACTCCATCTCGGACGGAATCGCCGAGAGCGTCTCTCGCGCCCTGTCGAATCTCTATCTCGACCGGGTCGGGAAAGTGCTCCACTACAACACGGACGAGACGCAACTGGTCGCCGGGGAGGCCGCGCCCGCCTTCGGCGGCGGCGAAGTCGTCGAACCCATCTACATCCTCCTCGTGGGTCGCGCGACGAAGAAGTACGACGGGAAGCGACTCCCCGTCGATTCGGTCGCTCTGGAGGCCGCCCGCGACTACCTGAACGAACACGTCCCCGAACTGGAGTTCGGCACCGACGTCGTCGTCGACGTGAAACTCGGCGAGGGGTCCGGCGACCTGCAGGACGTCTTCGGCGAGGAGAACGTGCAGGTGCCGATGGCCAACGACACGTCGTTCGGCGTCGGGCACGCGCCGTTGACCGAAACCGAAGAGATAGTGCTGAACGTCGAACGCGAACTGAACTCGACGTACGTGGAAACGAACCCCCACCTCGGACCGGACGTGAAGGTGATGGGCAAACGCGAGGGCGACTCGATAGACATCACCGTCGCCGCCGCGATGGTCGACTCGTACATCGCCGACATAGAGGAGTACGAGGACGCGGTCGACGCCGTAGAGGAGTTCGCAGGCGAGGTGGCCCGCCAGTACACCGACCGAAACGTCGACGTCGCCGTCAACACGGCCGACGACTACGACGAAGGTTCCATCTACCTCACCGTGACCGGCACCAGCGCAGAACAGGGCGACGACGGGTCCGTCGGGCGCGGGAACCGCGCGAACGGCCTCATCACGCCGAACCGACCGATGAGCATGGAGGCGACGTCGGGGAAGAACCCCGTCAACCACATCGGGAAGATATACAACCTGCTGTCGACCGACATCGCCGAAACCGTCGTCGACGAGGTGGAGGGCATCCGCGACCTGCAGATTCGCCTGCTCTCTCAGATCGGTCGGCCCATCGACGAACCGCACGTCGCGGACGCGAAGATAGTCACCGACGACGGCGTCGTCCTCTCCGACATCGAAGCCGACGTGGAGGCCATCGTCGACGACCGCCTCGCGAACGTCACCGACATCACTCGGCAGGCGATAAATGGCGACTTGACGACGTTCTGA
- a CDS encoding tRNA sulfurtransferase yields MNAENVVVVGYGEFGTKSSEVRAKMTKRLADSVRAALADAELPGTVDRRWSRLVVELRSTGRKTQCGDLAETTAADSVAERVATLPGTVWARPAVRTDATLAAVCDALRTLASERGHTAEESFAVESRRVGPPSAHPFSSRDLKVEGGSAVEAATDAPVDLDRPDRTYRIEVRDDEAFVSAVQSDGPGGLPVGTQGRVVALLSGGIDSPVAAWRMMRRGCSVVPVYVDLGDYGGADHRARAREVATALSRRAPDEDVRLHVVPGGDVVQTVVEELYDTRMLSLRRAMLAAGEAVAREVDAHAVVTGESLGQKSSQTGPNLATTDPAVSLPVHRPLLTVDKTDIVEEARALGTFSDSTLPVGCERVAPSHPETNATLDAVEDQEPDGLLDSAREAAAERSVVELDP; encoded by the coding sequence GTGAACGCCGAGAACGTCGTCGTGGTCGGATACGGAGAGTTCGGGACGAAAAGTAGCGAGGTGCGCGCGAAGATGACGAAGCGACTCGCAGACAGCGTCCGCGCCGCCCTCGCCGACGCCGAACTCCCCGGTACCGTCGACAGGCGGTGGTCGCGACTCGTCGTCGAACTACGTTCGACTGGCCGCAAAACGCAGTGTGGCGACCTCGCCGAGACGACGGCGGCGGATTCGGTCGCCGAACGCGTCGCCACCCTGCCGGGCACCGTCTGGGCGCGACCCGCGGTTCGGACGGACGCGACGCTCGCTGCCGTCTGCGACGCTCTCCGAACGCTCGCTTCCGAACGCGGGCACACCGCAGAGGAGTCGTTCGCGGTGGAGAGTCGCCGCGTCGGGCCGCCCTCGGCGCATCCGTTCTCCAGTCGCGACCTGAAAGTCGAGGGCGGAAGCGCCGTCGAAGCCGCCACCGACGCCCCGGTGGACTTAGACCGCCCGGACCGGACGTACCGCATCGAAGTGCGCGACGACGAAGCGTTCGTCTCCGCCGTCCAGTCGGACGGGCCGGGCGGACTTCCGGTCGGGACGCAGGGCCGCGTCGTGGCCCTGCTCAGCGGCGGTATCGACTCGCCCGTCGCCGCGTGGCGGATGATGCGCCGCGGTTGCTCGGTCGTGCCGGTGTACGTCGATTTGGGCGACTACGGTGGCGCGGACCACCGCGCTCGCGCGAGGGAAGTCGCGACGGCGCTCTCGCGGCGCGCGCCCGACGAGGACGTTCGCCTCCACGTCGTCCCCGGCGGCGACGTGGTGCAGACGGTGGTCGAGGAACTGTACGACACGCGGATGCTGTCGCTCCGCCGGGCGATGCTCGCGGCGGGCGAGGCGGTGGCCCGCGAGGTCGACGCCCACGCCGTGGTGACGGGCGAATCGCTCGGCCAGAAGTCGTCGCAGACCGGTCCGAACCTCGCGACGACCGACCCCGCCGTCTCGCTTCCGGTCCACAGACCGCTCTTGACGGTGGACAAGACGGACATCGTCGAAGAGGCGCGCGCCCTCGGGACGTTCTCGGACTCGACGCTTCCGGTCGGCTGTGAACGAGTCGCGCCGTCGCATCCGGAGACGAACGCGACGCTCGATGCG